The Mycolicibacterium doricum genome includes a region encoding these proteins:
- the urtE gene encoding urea ABC transporter ATP-binding subunit UrtE, with protein MLQLVDVRTGYGRSQVIHGASIEVPTDGVAAVMGHNGAGKTTLLRAAVGLLKCTAGRVMFGDEDITKLRPSARVARGLAYVPQGQQSFGQLTTAENLQVVADGRKNGKQLIDEQLDLFPALKELLARRAGLLSGGQRQQLAIARALITSPKCLILDEPTEGIQPSVVAEIEGAITALTARGDLGVLLVEQHIGFALESSQRYYILEAGRITSSGTGGSASEADVRAAMAI; from the coding sequence ATGCTGCAACTCGTCGACGTCCGCACCGGGTACGGGCGGTCGCAGGTGATCCACGGCGCCAGCATCGAGGTTCCCACGGACGGGGTGGCCGCGGTGATGGGACACAACGGCGCGGGGAAGACGACGCTGCTGCGGGCGGCGGTCGGGCTGCTCAAGTGCACCGCCGGGCGGGTGATGTTCGGCGATGAAGACATCACCAAACTGCGCCCCAGCGCGCGGGTGGCCCGCGGGCTGGCGTACGTCCCGCAGGGCCAGCAGTCGTTCGGCCAGCTGACCACCGCGGAGAATCTCCAGGTGGTGGCCGACGGCCGCAAGAACGGCAAGCAGCTGATCGACGAACAACTCGATCTGTTCCCGGCGCTCAAGGAACTGTTGGCCCGCCGCGCCGGCCTGCTCTCCGGCGGACAACGGCAGCAGCTCGCGATCGCCAGGGCGTTGATCACCAGCCCGAAGTGCCTGATCCTCGACGAACCCACCGAAGGCATCCAGCCGTCCGTCGTCGCCGAGATCGAGGGCGCGATCACCGCCTTGACCGCACGCGGTGACCTCGGTGTGCTGCTCGTCGAACAACACATCGGGTTCGCACTGGAATCGTCGCAGCGTTACTACATCCTCGAAGCCGGCCGCATCACCTCCAGCGGCACCGGAGGTTCGGCCTCGGAGGCCGACGTGCGGGCGGCGATGGCGATCTAA
- the urtD gene encoding urea ABC transporter ATP-binding protein UrtD has protein sequence MTTTTDRDPVPGGNAGMGAEYLEVSGLTVDFDGFKAVSDVNLTLFQGDLRFLIGPNGAGKTTVIDAITGLVNASGSVNKSGVELLGKKVHQIAKLGVGRTFQTASVFEQLTVLQNLDIAAGAHRSAWTLLRRRNGVSPAIAEALHTVGLTEMADKPAGVLAHGQKQWLEIGMLLVQNADVLLLDEPVAGMSTEEREETGNLLRRIGGQRTVVVVEHDMDFMRAFATSVTVLARGQVIAEGSVAEVQANPKVQEVYLGTAAAGADDTAGELVGEGD, from the coding sequence ATGACCACCACCACCGACCGGGACCCGGTCCCCGGCGGCAACGCCGGTATGGGCGCCGAGTACCTCGAGGTCAGCGGGCTGACCGTCGATTTCGACGGCTTCAAGGCGGTCAGCGACGTGAACCTGACCCTCTTCCAGGGTGATCTGAGGTTCCTGATCGGGCCGAACGGGGCGGGTAAGACGACGGTCATCGACGCGATCACCGGTCTGGTCAACGCCTCCGGTTCGGTCAACAAGTCCGGCGTCGAACTGCTCGGCAAGAAGGTGCACCAGATCGCCAAACTCGGCGTCGGACGCACCTTCCAGACGGCGAGCGTCTTCGAACAGCTCACCGTGCTGCAGAACCTCGACATCGCCGCCGGCGCGCATCGGTCGGCCTGGACACTGCTGCGCCGCAGGAACGGCGTGTCACCGGCCATCGCTGAGGCGCTGCACACCGTCGGCCTGACGGAGATGGCCGACAAACCCGCGGGCGTCCTGGCGCACGGGCAGAAGCAGTGGCTCGAGATCGGCATGCTGCTGGTCCAGAACGCCGACGTGCTGCTGCTCGACGAACCGGTCGCGGGAATGAGCACCGAAGAACGCGAAGAGACTGGAAACCTCTTGCGTCGCATCGGGGGTCAACGCACCGTTGTGGTCGTCGAACACGACATGGACTTCATGCGCGCCTTCGCCACCTCGGTCACCGTCCTGGCCCGCGGCCAGGTGATCGCCGAAGGGTCGGTCGCCGAGGTGCAGGCCAACCCGAAGGTGCAGGAGGTGTACCTGGGCACCGCGGCGGCGGGTGCGGACGATACCGCCGGCGAACTAGTCGGGGAAGGTGACTGA
- the urtC gene encoding urea ABC transporter permease subunit UrtC, whose product MRTLVGRWQTWAGFGVAALLLFGIAPAVLSDFRLGLLGKFLCFAIVAVGIGLAWGRGGMLVLGQGVFFGLGGYMMGMHLKISDAQLRGEDVPDFMQIAGVRELPSYWAPFASPAFTLLAIVVIPAGIAAVLGFGVFKRRVKGAYFAILSQALAAALAILLVGQTGLGGSNGLTNFRTFFGYALNDPINKQMLYFIAAAVLLIVVAVVRQLMQSRYGELLVAVRDGEERVRFLGYDPANIKVVAYTVAALFASIAGALFTPIVGFMAPSQVGILPSIAFLIGVAIGGRTTLLGPVLGAIGVAWAQTLFSERFPSEWIYAQGLLFIVVVGFFPAGFAGLAVLLNRRRKREADPARQDSSLQSNPNPDTEKVGAPT is encoded by the coding sequence ATGAGAACCCTCGTGGGACGCTGGCAGACGTGGGCGGGCTTCGGCGTCGCGGCGCTGCTGCTCTTCGGGATCGCTCCGGCTGTCCTGTCGGACTTCCGGCTCGGCCTGCTGGGCAAATTCCTCTGCTTCGCGATCGTCGCGGTCGGCATCGGGCTGGCCTGGGGCCGTGGCGGCATGCTGGTCCTCGGCCAGGGCGTGTTCTTCGGCCTCGGCGGCTACATGATGGGTATGCACCTCAAGATCTCCGACGCGCAGCTGCGCGGAGAAGACGTGCCCGACTTCATGCAGATCGCCGGGGTGCGCGAATTGCCCAGCTACTGGGCCCCGTTCGCGTCCCCCGCCTTCACGCTGCTCGCCATTGTCGTGATCCCGGCCGGTATCGCCGCGGTGCTGGGGTTCGGGGTGTTCAAGCGCCGGGTCAAGGGGGCCTACTTCGCGATCCTGTCCCAGGCCCTCGCGGCGGCGCTGGCGATCCTGCTGGTCGGGCAGACCGGGCTGGGAGGGAGCAACGGGCTCACCAACTTCCGGACGTTCTTCGGGTACGCGCTCAACGATCCGATCAACAAGCAGATGCTGTACTTCATCGCCGCGGCCGTCCTGCTGATCGTCGTCGCGGTGGTGCGGCAACTGATGCAGAGCCGCTACGGTGAACTCCTCGTGGCGGTGCGTGACGGAGAGGAGCGGGTCCGCTTCCTCGGCTACGACCCGGCCAACATCAAGGTCGTCGCGTACACAGTGGCCGCGCTGTTCGCCAGCATCGCCGGTGCGCTGTTCACGCCGATCGTCGGCTTCATGGCACCGTCGCAGGTCGGCATCCTCCCGTCCATCGCGTTTCTCATCGGGGTCGCGATCGGTGGGCGCACCACCCTACTGGGACCGGTGCTCGGCGCCATCGGCGTGGCCTGGGCACAGACGCTGTTCTCCGAACGCTTTCCGTCGGAGTGGATCTACGCTCAGGGCCTGCTGTTCATCGTCGTCGTGGGGTTCTTCCCCGCCGGGTTCGCCGGGCTCGCCGTGCTGCTCAACCGGCGCAGGAAACGCGAAGCCGATCCCGCCCGACAGGACTCGAGCCTGCAGTCGAACCCCAACCCGGACACCGAGAAGGTGGGAGCGCCGACATGA
- the urtB gene encoding urea ABC transporter permease subunit UrtB: protein MDILIGQLATGLSLGSILLLAALGLSLTFGQMGVINMAHGEFIMAGCYTAYVVQQVFTSAGGSLLISLVVGFIVGGTMGALLEVTLIQRMYHRPLDTLLVTFGVGLILQQIARDIFGAPAVNVVAPSWLSGGVEILGAVVPKTRIFILVLAVVCVAVLATVLKTSPMGRRIRAVVQNRDLAETSGISSRKTDITTFFIGSGLAAVAGVALTLIGSTSPTTGQSFLIDAFLVVVVGGLGQIKGTVIAALALGFLNSFIEYNTTASLAKVIVFVLIVIFLQVRPQGLFTVRTRSLV, encoded by the coding sequence GTGGACATCCTGATCGGGCAGCTGGCAACGGGACTGAGCCTCGGCTCCATCCTGCTGCTGGCTGCGCTCGGGCTCTCACTGACCTTCGGTCAGATGGGCGTCATCAACATGGCCCACGGCGAGTTCATCATGGCCGGCTGCTACACCGCCTATGTGGTGCAGCAGGTGTTCACCAGCGCCGGTGGGTCACTGCTGATTTCACTCGTGGTCGGGTTCATCGTCGGCGGTACCATGGGCGCGCTCCTCGAGGTGACGCTCATCCAGCGGATGTATCACCGCCCGCTGGACACGCTGCTGGTCACGTTCGGTGTCGGCCTGATCCTGCAGCAGATCGCCAGGGACATCTTCGGCGCCCCAGCGGTGAACGTCGTTGCGCCGTCATGGCTTTCCGGTGGCGTCGAGATCCTGGGCGCAGTGGTGCCGAAGACGCGCATCTTCATCCTGGTGCTGGCGGTGGTCTGCGTGGCGGTGCTGGCGACCGTGCTCAAGACCAGCCCGATGGGACGGCGCATCCGGGCGGTCGTCCAGAACCGCGACCTCGCGGAGACCAGCGGGATCTCGTCGCGCAAGACCGACATCACGACGTTCTTCATCGGATCCGGTCTGGCCGCCGTGGCGGGGGTGGCGCTGACCCTGATCGGGTCGACCAGCCCCACCACCGGACAGAGCTTCCTGATCGACGCTTTCCTGGTGGTGGTCGTCGGGGGCCTCGGGCAGATCAAGGGGACCGTCATCGCGGCGCTGGCGCTCGGCTTCCTGAACTCGTTCATCGAGTACAACACCACCGCGTCGCTTGCCAAGGTGATCGTCTTCGTGCTCATCGTGATCTTCTTGCAGGTCCGTCCCCAGGGCCTGTTCACCGTTCGGACAAGGAGTCTCGTATGA